The Streptomyces seoulensis genome contains a region encoding:
- a CDS encoding HAD family hydrolase: MIRAAVFDVGECLVDETTEFGTWADWLGVPRHTFSAVFGAVIAQGRDHHEVFEEFRPGFDLAEERERRAAAGVPRMFGEADVYPDVRDTLATLRADGLWLGIAGNQDEHAARVLRELFATDVDLIGTSADWGVSKPDPAFFARLTTMVPAEPDEILYVGDRLDDDLRPARRAGTHTALIHRGPWARLTWNTRDAERLPLFRIESLLELSGLIREFNTSRR, translated from the coding sequence ATGATTCGCGCCGCGGTCTTCGATGTCGGTGAGTGCCTGGTGGACGAGACGACGGAGTTCGGGACCTGGGCGGACTGGCTGGGCGTGCCCCGGCACACGTTCTCGGCGGTGTTCGGCGCGGTGATCGCCCAGGGGCGTGATCACCACGAGGTCTTCGAGGAGTTCCGGCCCGGCTTCGACCTGGCGGAGGAGCGGGAGCGGCGGGCCGCAGCCGGGGTGCCCCGGATGTTCGGCGAGGCCGACGTGTACCCCGATGTCCGCGACACCCTGGCCACGCTCCGGGCGGACGGCCTGTGGCTCGGCATCGCGGGCAACCAGGACGAGCACGCGGCCCGCGTCCTGCGCGAGCTCTTCGCGACGGACGTGGACCTGATCGGCACCTCGGCCGACTGGGGTGTCTCCAAGCCCGACCCCGCCTTCTTCGCCCGCCTGACCACCATGGTCCCGGCCGAACCGGACGAGATCCTCTACGTGGGCGACCGCCTGGACGACGACCTCCGCCCGGCTCGCCGGGCCGGCACGCACACGGCCCTGATCCACCGGGGCCCCTGGGCGCGGCTGACCTGGAACACGAGGGACGCGGAACGGCTTCCCCTGTTCCGCATCGAGAGCCTGCTGGAACTGTCGGGGCTGATCAGGGAGTTCAACACCAGCCGACGCTGA
- a CDS encoding Gfo/Idh/MocA family protein: MKVGCIGLGDIARKAYLPVLGTQPGLDLHLQTRTPATLARVADSLHLPAERRHETLDSLLDAGLDAAFVHAPTAVHPEIVTRLLEAGVPTYVDKPLAYELADSERLVELAERRGVPLFVGFNRRYAPSYAQVLEHPRDLILLQKNRVGLPEEPRSMILDDFIHVVDTLRFLAPGPVDDVTVRVRSEAGLLHHVVLQLSGDGFTALGVMNRLSGSAEEILEVSGQDTKRQVVNLAEVIDHKGQPTVRRRGDWVPVSRQRGIEGAVLTFLDAVRAGEPLSARDALATHELCERVVRAAEDPSGAA; the protein is encoded by the coding sequence GTGAAGGTCGGCTGCATCGGACTCGGCGACATCGCGCGGAAGGCGTATCTGCCGGTCCTCGGCACACAGCCCGGTCTCGACCTCCACCTCCAGACGCGCACCCCCGCCACGCTCGCCCGCGTCGCCGACTCGCTGCACCTGCCCGCCGAGCGGCGGCACGAGACGCTGGACTCCCTGCTGGACGCGGGTCTCGACGCCGCCTTCGTGCACGCGCCCACCGCCGTCCACCCGGAGATCGTCACCCGGCTCCTGGAGGCGGGCGTACCCACGTACGTGGACAAGCCACTCGCCTACGAACTCGCCGACTCCGAACGGCTGGTGGAGCTGGCCGAGCGCCGGGGCGTCCCCCTCTTCGTCGGCTTCAACCGCCGCTACGCCCCCTCCTACGCGCAGGTCCTGGAGCACCCGCGCGACCTGATCCTGCTCCAGAAGAACCGGGTCGGCCTCCCCGAGGAGCCGCGCTCGATGATCCTGGACGACTTCATCCACGTCGTCGACACCCTGCGCTTCCTGGCGCCCGGCCCGGTGGACGACGTCACCGTGCGGGTCCGCAGCGAGGCCGGGCTGCTCCACCACGTCGTGCTCCAGCTCTCCGGGGACGGCTTCACCGCGCTCGGCGTGATGAACCGGCTCTCCGGCTCGGCCGAGGAGATCCTCGAGGTCTCCGGGCAGGACACCAAGCGCCAGGTGGTCAACCTCGCCGAGGTGATCGACCACAAGGGCCAGCCCACCGTGCGCCGCCGGGGCGACTGGGTCCCGGTGTCGCGGCAGCGCGGCATCGAGGGAGCCGTCCTCACCTTCCTCGACGCCGTCCGCGCGGGCGAACCGCTCAGCGCACGGGACGCGCTGGCGACTCACGAGCTGTGCGAGCGCGTGGTACGAGCGGCCGAGGACCCGTCCGGCGCGGCCTGA
- the lnt gene encoding apolipoprotein N-acyltransferase has protein sequence MRSTRTFGRPLGSPWPRSGAAALAGALPVLAFPAPALWWFAYVALVPWIALARSAPTARRAALDGWCGGVGFMLAVHHWLLPSLHVFIFLIAALLGVLWAPWGWLAHRFLGGTPSPGRASAALLVLPSAWLAVELVRSWQGLGGPWGMLGSTQWQVGPALRLASVGGVWLLSFLVVAVDVALAVLISVRASRVPAIASLIATAAATSAAYAWAPRADVDGRARIAVVQPGVYDGPRGPERRFAREESLTRRLAGRDVDLIVWGESSVGHDLGDRPDLARRIAALSRQTGAEVLVNVDARRSDRPGIYKSSVLVGPDGPTGDRYDKMRLVPFGEYVPARALLGWATSVGKAAGEDRHRGEEQVVMDAGGLGLGPLVCFETAFPDMGRRLTEDGADVLLGQSATSTFQESWAPEQHASLAALRAAETGRPMVHATLTGVSAVYGPDGERVGPWLGTGASAARVYDVPLAHGVTPYVRHGDWPVDGALLVLTVLGVAEGLRTLRPRRTGPRPLVPRARTARESPARPVR, from the coding sequence ATGAGGAGCACGAGGACGTTCGGCCGGCCGCTGGGCTCCCCCTGGCCCCGTTCCGGCGCCGCCGCCCTGGCGGGCGCGCTGCCGGTGCTCGCGTTCCCGGCGCCCGCCCTCTGGTGGTTCGCCTACGTCGCCCTCGTCCCCTGGATCGCGCTGGCCCGCTCCGCGCCGACCGCCCGCCGGGCCGCGCTCGACGGCTGGTGCGGGGGCGTCGGGTTCATGCTGGCGGTGCACCACTGGCTGCTGCCGAGCCTGCATGTGTTCATCTTCCTGATAGCCGCCCTGCTGGGCGTGCTCTGGGCGCCCTGGGGATGGCTGGCGCACCGCTTCCTGGGCGGCACCCCCTCGCCCGGCCGGGCCTCGGCCGCCCTGCTGGTGCTGCCCTCGGCGTGGCTGGCGGTGGAGCTGGTCCGCTCCTGGCAGGGGCTCGGCGGGCCGTGGGGCATGCTCGGCTCCACCCAGTGGCAGGTGGGCCCGGCGCTGCGGCTCGCCTCGGTGGGCGGGGTGTGGCTGCTCAGCTTCCTGGTGGTCGCCGTCGACGTGGCGCTGGCGGTGCTGATCTCGGTACGCGCCTCCCGCGTGCCCGCCATCGCCTCGCTGATCGCCACCGCGGCCGCCACGAGCGCCGCGTACGCCTGGGCGCCGCGCGCGGACGTGGACGGGCGGGCGCGGATCGCGGTGGTCCAGCCGGGGGTGTACGACGGTCCGCGGGGCCCCGAGCGGCGGTTCGCGCGGGAGGAGTCGCTGACCCGGCGGTTGGCGGGGCGGGACGTGGACCTGATCGTCTGGGGCGAGAGCAGTGTCGGCCACGACCTCGGCGACCGGCCCGACCTGGCCCGCCGGATCGCCGCCCTGTCCCGGCAGACCGGCGCCGAGGTGCTGGTGAACGTGGACGCCCGCCGCTCCGACCGCCCCGGCATCTACAAGAGTTCCGTACTGGTCGGCCCGGACGGCCCCACCGGGGACCGGTACGACAAGATGCGGCTGGTGCCGTTCGGCGAGTACGTCCCGGCCCGCGCACTGCTCGGCTGGGCCACCTCGGTCGGCAAGGCGGCGGGCGAGGACCGGCACCGGGGCGAGGAGCAGGTGGTGATGGACGCCGGGGGCCTCGGGCTCGGCCCCCTGGTCTGCTTCGAGACCGCGTTCCCCGACATGGGCCGCCGGCTCACCGAGGACGGCGCGGACGTCCTGCTCGGCCAGTCCGCCACCTCCACGTTCCAGGAGAGCTGGGCCCCGGAGCAGCACGCCTCGCTGGCCGCGCTGCGGGCCGCCGAGACCGGCCGCCCGATGGTGCACGCCACCCTGACCGGCGTCTCCGCGGTATACGGCCCGGACGGCGAGCGCGTCGGCCCCTGGCTCGGCACCGGCGCGAGCGCCGCCCGTGTGTACGACGTACCGCTCGCGCACGGCGTCACCCCGTACGTCCGGCACGGCGACTGGCCGGTGGACGGCGCGCTGCTGGTGCTGACGGTGCTGGGTGTGGCGGAGGGGCTGCGGACGCTCAGGCCGCGCCGGACGGGTCCTCGGCCGCTCGTACCACGCGCTCGCACAGCTCGTGAGTCGCCAGCGCGTCCCGTGCGCTGA